TAACTATGGATTTCCCAGATGCTCTGACGTTTGGCTTGAGGAGAGCCACCGATGTAGTCCGGGGTATTCTGGAGAAGACCCGCGGTGACCTGACCCTGACCATCAGGCAGAGGGAGCTGGAGCAAAAGCTAAGCCGTCTCGGTTAGAATAGGCCACCCCTCGCACCTGAGCCAGTACTACATAATAACCGAGACCCTTCTCCCGCCTCAGGCGGGCGGATCAGAATGACAGCGATGGACGCTGTCACCCTGAGCGTACTGGAGGGTTGCGTGCTACGAAAGACTAAGCCAGCTATTTGTTGCTGTGCATGTAGAGAAAATCTTTAGACTCCTCTGAACCGGGCAGATAGGGTCCTTCCCGAGAAGGACTGTATCCCTAAACCTGACAGCAGTCTTTTCTAACTCTCCCCCGTACCTTCCTATAAAAGAATTTGCGCATGACGGTTACGTTTAATGTATTGACAAGGTATGGTATTATTGTAGTATGAAACTATGTGAATTACGGCAGCAGAAGATGATGACACAGCGAGAAGTGGCAGAGCGTGCCGGCATCACCGTGACCACCTTGTCACGGATAGAGAACGGCAAGGTGAACCCAACCTTCAAGACGATTCGTAATCTGGCAGAGGTGTTTGGCATTTCGCCGCAGGAAATGCGCGAAATCGTTGGTTCGGCCCAACTCCCGTTGTGGGGGGTGGCTCCCCGGCCTCGGGGAGGGGACCCACTGGGACGTCGGGGATGAGGGGGACAGGGGGAACAGTGACGGCGGGGGCTGTGGCGGTGGTGGGGAGTCTAAGAAGTTGGCAGCCGCTGGCTGTGGAAGGGGGTGATTGCCTTGGAAGTGAAGGTTCCGGCATGAGGCTTTGTGGCAAAGCTCAAGGAGGTATGAAGGGAGAGGTATAAAGGAGGTGTAGCATGGCCACGTTGATGCTTCAAACTGGCCCTGGGGTGTTTGAGGTTCTGGCCAATGTGTGCCGCAGCCATTACGAGGCGATAAAGCAGTTCGTGGAAAATGCAGCGGATGCCATCCAGCAGGTCGGCACCGACGAGGGACGCATCTCGATTCAGCTCCGCCGTGAAGAGTCAGGCAATGGGCAAGGAACCAAGGTCTTGAAAAGGATTATCATTGTCGACAACGGCGTTGGCATGACCGCGGAGAAGATGAGACAGATTTTGCAGCACATCGGTGACTCAGAGAAGGTGCAAATGGCATTGAGGGGTGAGAAGGGCATCGGGTTGCTGGCTTTCTCCACGGTGGCGCAAGAACTTCACCTGGCTTCCACGGCTACGGATGGCGTCCCATCCAGTTGCCTGGTACTGAGAAGCTCCTGGCTGAAGATGGGGCAGGCGGAGGTGCTGGAGCAATGCCCACGCCATGTCCACGCTGAGCGTGGCACGGTGGCCTACCTGGAGGGCATCTTGCCGGAGATAGCGGCGAAGCTGACTAAGGAGAGCTTGAGGGAGTATCTGGGTCGGGAGTTTGCCAGCGACCTGCGACAGGGCCTCTACGCTATGTCCATTTCTGACGACCACACGTTCGATCCGGTGCCGCCCCAGAGGTTCCGCGGTATGAAGGCAATGGCCACCACCCTATCGCTGGGAAAAGCTGGTTCGGCGATAGTGGAACTGCATGTGTTGCCCTGGGAAATGGCGGATGCCACGGTCAGCCTCTATGGACGGGGTGGCACGCGCATCTGCCTGCTAACAGACCTGGACGATTTCAAGACTCTTCCCTGGCTAGACAAGCGACTGGAGGGCTATATTCGGTGTGACTCTCTGAAGCGAACGGCTGACAAGACGGCGGTGGTGCAGGACCATGTTTACCAGGCGTTTGTCACTTCTCTCCGCCGGGCGGAGCCTGAGATCACAGAGATGATAGGCAGGATAAGTGCTGACTCGAAGGAGCGGAGATTTCAGGTGGTGCTGGGCAAGGCGAGCAAGCTGATAGACAAGTACCTGCGCTACCGCGATAAGGGGTTGCTAGCAGACCTG
This genomic interval from Chloroflexota bacterium contains the following:
- a CDS encoding helix-turn-helix transcriptional regulator, whose translation is MKLCELRQQKMMTQREVAERAGITVTTLSRIENGKVNPTFKTIRNLAEVFGISPQEMREIVGSAQLPLWGVAPRPRGGDPLGRRG